A window of Planctomycetota bacterium genomic DNA:
CCGGCGCCAATCTGCAGCACCGTCGGCACCACCGCGATCAGGCCGCCGACGCGGCCGTACCGGCGTTCGGCGTCCCCCGGCGGTTGCTGGCGGCTTTGCAAGGCAAACGTCGTCAACACCAGCCCCGCCACGGCGGCGGCCGCGAACAGAAAGTGAATCGCCAGCGCCATCACTTCGCCGTCGGCCAGGCCGCTCGTGACTTTGATCGGCCCCTGGTCCCACATCTCGGGCCGCGTGCTCATCACGTTCAACAACGCGAACAACGTGGGAAAGTGCCAGGCCGTGTTCAACGCGCCCAACAGGGCCAGCAGCCCGGCACCGATCCGCTTGCCGTTGCCGGCCGTGGCCAACCCAGGACCGACCAGCGCGAAGTAGACACCGTAGCAGAGGATCGAGAAGACCAACTCGCCGGCGCTAGCGTAGTAGCGCGACGGCGCGATCAGCGCCACCGTCGCGTAGAAAACCTGCGGATAGACTTTGGCGACCAGCAGCATCTGCATTAGCCCCGTGGCCGCCGCCAGGATCAACGCCCCCAAGGACCAGCCGGCCATCTGTCGCACCAGCCGACCGGCCACGACGTCGCCGCCACTGGCCCGGCGTTGCAGCCACAGACAAACGAACGGCCCGCCGGTCGCCAGATTGGCCAACAGCAAGTGACCGGCCAACACGGTGATCAGCAACAGCAGCAAAAATGTTCCCAAGATCGGTTCCTTCTGGCGTGGTGCGACGACAATGACGTTCGAGCAAATCCAGCGGAGGCTGGCCGCGTGAGGCTCGATTCTAAACCGCCGCCTGTCGGAAATGAAAGGGAATCGACCGTGGGCGTGAATACCGCGCGCTTTCACGGCGAAGTTTCGGCAAGAATGCTAGCGCGATCGTGCGTGCAAAAGGACATGGACTCGCAATTAACGAAGTCGCAAGCCCGCGATCAAATCTACGTAGCGCGGCGCGCGATTCGCTTCGCGCGCCGCGCGGGTCTACGAGCTGCCGCCTGACGCGTCGAGCAAGCCTGGGCCCGCGAGCAAGTGACGGGCGCGTCCGTGGTCGGTTGTCAGTGGTCCGTGGTGGGAGGAATCGCAGGGAATCACGCGGTTCCGCCAGGCAGTCAGTTTTGAGTTCACTTTTGCCGAGCCACGGTTTAGCATGCCGACTGGCAGCCTGCCGCAGCAGCAACCGCGCTTCGCACAACTGACCACTGACCACGGACAACTGACCCACCATGCTCCTTGCCGAAATGACCTGGCCGGCCGTCAAGGCCCGCGCGCCCGACACGCCCGTCATCATCCCCGTGGCCGCGCTCGAACAGCACGGCCACCACATGCCCCTGTTCACCGATAGCCTGCTATTGGGCGAAGTCGTCCGCCGCGCGCACGAGCCGCTGGCCGAGCGGGCGATCTTCGCCCCACTGCAATGGCTGGGCAATTCGGATCATCACCTCGACTATGCGGGCACATTGTCGGCCCCGCCGCGGTTGTACCTGGACTTGCTCAATGGCCTGCTCGAGAACCTGATCCATCACGGCTTTCGTCGGCTGCTGATCGTCAACGGCCACGGCGGCAACACCATCCCTGGGCAACAAGCGGTCTTTGAAACGCGCCAGCGGCACCGCGGGCGGAGCGACTTGCTGCTGCTGTTCGCCACCTATTGGTCGCTGGGCGGCAAGCCGGCCGAAGTGAACCCCAACCTTCAACAGCAGAGCATGGGTCACGCCTGTGAATGGGAAACGTCGATGATGCTGCGGATTCGTCCCGACCTGGTCGGGCCGCTCGATCGGCTGGAAGCCGTCTCGCGCGACTTCTCGTTCGAGCCGGCCTATCACGGCTGGGTCACGCAAGACCGGAGCGTGCCGGGGCACATGGGTGACCCGCGCCACGCCACGGCTGAGAAAGGTGAGACGCTGTTCCAGGTGTTCGCCGCCGACCTGGTGAAGATGGTCGAACGGATGCTGGCCTGGGACGGCCGGAGCTGGCGCGAATGAGCGAGCGCATCGACGAGCAGACTGACGCAGCGGCGGCGGATGCGCGCGAGGCCAATCCCTACGCGCCTCCGCGCGCGCAAGCATCGTCGGGCGAACCGGTCGCAACGCCCCTGTCCGAGCGTTCGACCGCTTGGCGCTATTACGTCTGCGGCCTGCTACTGTTGGCCACGACGATCAACTATCTCGATCGCCAGGCCTTGGCCAACACCGGCTTTTTAATCAAGGCCGAACTAGGGCTCAGCAACGAACAGTATGGCGATCTCGAGTTCTGCTTCGGCGTCGCCTTCGCCGTGGGTGCGCTGTTTTTCGGGTGGCTGGCCGATCGCACCGGCGTGCGCTGGCTCTATCCGGCCGTGCTGCTCCTCTGGTCGGTGATGGGCTATTGCACCGGGCTGGTCTCGACGTTCGCCGGCCTGCTCTGGTGCCGCACGCTGCTGGGGCTGTTCGAGGCCGGACATTGGCCCTGCGCGCTCAAGACGACGCAACGGTTCCTCACCCGCCGCGAACGGACGCTGGGCAATAGCATCCTGCAAAGCGGCTCGTCGGTCGGCGCGATCATCACACCGATCCTCGCCTGGGCCTTGGTGACCGACGAACCCGGCTCGTGGACCAAACTCTTCAAAGTGGTCGGCCTGACCGGCATGGTCTGGATCTTCTTTTGGCTGACCGCGTTTCGTAAGCGCGATTTCGAAGGTCCGCCGATCGAGCCCATCGCCGAGTCG
This region includes:
- a CDS encoding creatininase family protein, whose product is MLLAEMTWPAVKARAPDTPVIIPVAALEQHGHHMPLFTDSLLLGEVVRRAHEPLAERAIFAPLQWLGNSDHHLDYAGTLSAPPRLYLDLLNGLLENLIHHGFRRLLIVNGHGGNTIPGQQAVFETRQRHRGRSDLLLLFATYWSLGGKPAEVNPNLQQQSMGHACEWETSMMLRIRPDLVGPLDRLEAVSRDFSFEPAYHGWVTQDRSVPGHMGDPRHATAEKGETLFQVFAADLVKMVERMLAWDGRSWRE
- a CDS encoding MFS transporter, with the translated sequence MSERIDEQTDAAAADAREANPYAPPRAQASSGEPVATPLSERSTAWRYYVCGLLLLATTINYLDRQALANTGFLIKAELGLSNEQYGDLEFCFGVAFAVGALFFGWLADRTGVRWLYPAVLLLWSVMGYCTGLVSTFAGLLWCRTLLGLFEAGHWPCALKTTQRFLTRRERTLGNSILQSGSSVGAIITPILAWALVTDEPGSWTKLFKVVGLTGMVWIFFWLTAFRKRDFEGPPIEPIAESNDTTAERPRQSFWSVIFSARFVALLVMVFAINTCWHVFRVWMPIFLYEGRGYEKESNFIFNSAFYFATDVGCIAAGIATVWLTKRNWGVNGARLLVYTCCALCTATSVAIYWLPAGWALTAVLLTVAAGSLGLFPCYYSFSQELSIEHQGKISGVLGSFAWVTVAVLHKYNGRFIDAALKLDPAHAYDLGMMLSGLCPLLGTVGMLLLWNRGGSKEDRHGDTETRS